The proteins below are encoded in one region of Methanosarcina barkeri 3:
- a CDS encoding ABC transporter ATP-binding protein: MKLEIDNFSFGYNSSLIFNEMNFKIESRITVLIGPNAAGKSTLLKCIAGVLDPKGTIMFDGKDVKSFEKKDLIRLRSYLPQESKITSSLTVFEILLLGMANSLFWKVNETDLEVVSNVLKYLGIEDLALRGINELSGGQKQMVFIAQSLIRDPKLLLMDEPTNGLDLKYQLELFELIQKITLERGMTTIIALHDLNLAARFADNIVVMNKGEIYASGSPSSVLTQKTIESVYGINARISIDDDGVPWIKPINSIKNKW, encoded by the coding sequence TTGAAATTAGAAATTGATAATTTTTCATTCGGTTACAATTCATCTCTTATTTTTAATGAAATGAATTTCAAAATTGAATCAAGGATTACAGTACTGATAGGGCCAAATGCTGCAGGCAAGTCAACTCTCTTGAAGTGTATAGCTGGAGTATTGGACCCTAAAGGAACGATAATGTTTGATGGAAAAGATGTGAAGAGTTTTGAAAAAAAAGACCTGATACGTTTAAGAAGCTACCTCCCTCAAGAGTCAAAAATAACCAGTTCTTTAACTGTGTTTGAAATTCTTCTTCTGGGAATGGCAAATTCTTTATTCTGGAAGGTAAACGAGACTGATCTGGAAGTAGTTTCGAATGTATTGAAATACCTTGGAATTGAAGATTTAGCTCTAAGAGGTATTAATGAATTAAGTGGTGGACAAAAGCAAATGGTATTCATTGCTCAATCCTTAATTAGAGACCCAAAACTCCTTTTAATGGATGAGCCAACTAATGGCTTAGACCTGAAATATCAATTAGAGCTTTTTGAATTAATACAAAAAATAACACTAGAAAGGGGTATGACTACTATAATTGCTTTGCACGATCTTAATCTAGCAGCCAGATTTGCCGACAATATAGTCGTTATGAACAAGGGAGAAATTTATGCATCAGGTTCTCCATCTTCGGTCTTAACGCAAAAAACTATAGAATCTGTCTATGGGATAAACGCTCGGATTAGTATTGACGATGACGGGGTTCCGTGGATAAAGCCAATTAATTCAATTAAGAATAAGTGGTAA
- a CDS encoding ATP-binding protein: protein MRFVHNSENAVLLVPPGVGKSHLAIALELKQ from the coding sequence ATGAGATTTGTTCATAATTCAGAGAATGCTGTTTTGCTTGTTCCTCCTGGAGTTGGAAAGTCTCACCTTGCAATCGCTCTTGAATTGAAGCAGTAA
- a CDS encoding iron ABC transporter permease, whose translation MKSANRETYNAIIKQKYLYFIYFAIAVLLAFLTDIAVGSSSLSIYDVFSTIISPHLNDPNTNVIVWDFRLPKALMAIIVGASLAVAGAEVQTILDNPLASPYTLGISAAAGFGAALAVVFGLGTIPFAGSILVSVNAFIFSFFSFSIICLIAKIKNASKEIMILTGVSLLFLFQALISLLEYLATDEQLQKIVFWLFGSFENSSWSTVLICFVIFIIIVPLLAIDSWKLTALKLGDEKAKSLGINVEKLRLKVIICVTILTASAVCFVGTIGFVGLVPPHIARILTGEDQRYFIPLSALLGSLFLSLASIGGKIVCHKGVFPIGIATSMIGVPFFLSLLLMKRSESF comes from the coding sequence ATGAAATCTGCAAACAGAGAGACATATAATGCTATAATAAAGCAAAAATATCTTTATTTTATTTATTTTGCAATTGCAGTACTCCTTGCATTTTTAACAGATATTGCAGTAGGCTCTTCATCACTTTCTATTTATGACGTCTTTTCAACAATAATTTCACCACATTTAAACGATCCTAATACAAACGTCATTGTCTGGGATTTTAGATTACCTAAAGCTCTGATGGCAATTATTGTCGGTGCATCTCTCGCTGTAGCTGGCGCGGAAGTACAAACTATTCTTGATAATCCTCTAGCGAGCCCGTACACACTCGGCATATCAGCTGCTGCTGGCTTCGGTGCTGCTCTTGCTGTAGTTTTCGGGCTAGGCACAATCCCTTTTGCCGGAAGTATCCTTGTTTCTGTTAATGCTTTTATTTTTTCATTTTTTTCATTTTCTATAATATGCCTTATCGCTAAAATAAAAAATGCCAGCAAAGAGATTATGATTCTTACCGGAGTCTCCCTATTATTTTTGTTCCAGGCATTAATATCTTTACTTGAATATTTAGCAACAGATGAGCAGCTTCAAAAAATAGTATTTTGGTTATTTGGCAGTTTCGAGAACTCCTCCTGGTCTACAGTATTAATTTGTTTTGTTATTTTTATTATCATCGTTCCATTACTTGCCATTGATTCTTGGAAACTTACAGCACTAAAACTGGGAGACGAGAAGGCCAAAAGTTTAGGAATTAATGTTGAGAAACTACGCTTAAAAGTGATTATTTGCGTAACTATCCTTACAGCATCTGCAGTATGTTTTGTTGGTACAATAGGTTTTGTAGGCCTCGTTCCACCCCATATAGCTCGAATTCTTACAGGTGAAGACCAGAGATACTTCATACCTTTGTCTGCACTTTTGGGGTCACTTTTTCTATCTTTGGCTTCGATTGGCGGAAAGATAGTTTGCCACAAAGGTGTGTTCCCTATAGGAATTGCCACTTCCATGATAGGTGTTCCTTTCTTTTTATCGTTACTTTTAATGAAAAGGAGCGAGTCTTTTTGA
- a CDS encoding beta-ribofuranosylaminobenzene 5'-phosphate synthase: protein MIKITTPCRIHMTLIDMNAEIGRVDGGAGLTLSSPNIKITAEEADGVSIEGLQSFADRMKRAAESLLPEGKGIRINVQEVYPAHVGFGSGTQSSLAAAAAVNELYGLGKNVRELALSVKRGGTSGIGVAAFEKGGFIIDGGHRFKDKGGFMPSAASKVPPGPVLFREDFPQWDMVVAIPNDKGMHDQEEVETFKKFCPLPVEEVREISHVVLMQMMPAVLEEDIESFGAAVNHVQTVGFNKRESLIWPQFVKNIASHMRSRSYGAGVSSFGPVVYSFVDNKSEGRQLQAEVQKMLDSSVGGTVILTKARNQGAEISRI from the coding sequence ATGATCAAAATAACCACTCCTTGCCGAATTCATATGACACTTATTGATATGAATGCGGAGATCGGAAGAGTCGATGGAGGAGCAGGACTAACCCTTTCCTCTCCCAATATAAAAATTACGGCTGAAGAAGCCGACGGAGTCAGTATAGAAGGTCTGCAGAGTTTTGCCGATCGAATGAAAAGAGCTGCAGAGTCCCTGCTTCCTGAAGGGAAGGGGATCAGGATCAATGTACAGGAAGTGTACCCTGCCCACGTAGGCTTCGGATCAGGAACTCAGTCTTCCCTGGCCGCAGCAGCAGCTGTTAATGAACTGTACGGACTTGGGAAAAACGTTAGAGAACTTGCACTTTCAGTAAAAAGAGGAGGAACTTCTGGTATAGGTGTAGCTGCTTTTGAGAAAGGCGGGTTTATAATTGACGGAGGACACCGGTTCAAAGATAAAGGTGGTTTTATGCCATCGGCTGCCAGCAAAGTACCACCTGGGCCAGTGCTCTTTAGAGAGGATTTCCCTCAATGGGATATGGTGGTAGCAATTCCCAATGACAAAGGAATGCATGACCAGGAAGAAGTGGAAACCTTCAAGAAGTTCTGTCCCCTTCCTGTAGAAGAAGTCAGGGAAATTTCTCATGTCGTGCTCATGCAGATGATGCCTGCTGTGCTAGAAGAGGACATAGAAAGTTTTGGGGCCGCAGTAAATCATGTACAAACTGTCGGTTTTAATAAAAGAGAGAGCCTTATCTGGCCTCAATTCGTTAAAAATATTGCTTCTCACATGCGCAGCCGGAGCTATGGAGCTGGGGTAAGTTCCTTTGGTCCTGTAGTATATTCTTTTGTAGACAACAAATCAGAAGGCAGGCAGCTTCAGGCTGAGGTCCAAAAAATGCTTGACAGCTCCGTTGGTGGAACTGTCATCCTTACCAAGGCAAGAAACCAGGGTGCAGAAATATCCCGAATTTGA
- a CDS encoding ABC transporter substrate-binding protein: MFKMNTTVKRRLFVGILLCFLISLRICVASAAIPGDLDNDNMISRAELSDAIISYMKFTYTGESVKCLEKDMLRETARKHFTITVTDLAGRKVTVPTRVERVVLGQSLYIQEFAALEGENFTEKIVGWGSELETYDIDTYNEYLKKYPEIKNIPTVGSLNKNTFDTEAIISLNPDLVIMPLMMKETAQKSTENLENAGIPVLFVDFWKDPLENTQKSILVMGQVLGREKRAEDISRFYGEQMDKVYSVLNSEEENNTKQKIYVEYGSFGPSQYGMTFSTSNWGPMITKLNGINIAEGVASMAPIDPEYLLAENPDMIIIAGQYWPESKDSMLLGYSTNLTESRKRLQGFCTRSGWNTLNAVKNNNIHGIHQGISYHIYNFAGIQALAKWMYPEKFADLDPEANLREFHERYLPIDYNGVWILDIVEAQEK, translated from the coding sequence ATGTTTAAAATGAATACAACTGTAAAAAGAAGGTTATTTGTAGGTATCTTATTGTGCTTCTTAATATCTTTGAGAATATGCGTGGCTAGTGCAGCAATTCCAGGAGATCTGGATAATGATAACATGATCTCTAGAGCAGAACTCTCAGATGCAATTATCTCATACATGAAGTTTACATATACCGGAGAAAGTGTGAAGTGTCTTGAAAAGGATATGTTGCGAGAAACCGCAAGAAAGCATTTTACAATAACTGTGACCGATCTTGCTGGAAGGAAAGTTACTGTTCCTACAAGAGTCGAAAGAGTTGTTTTAGGTCAGTCTCTTTATATTCAGGAATTTGCCGCTCTAGAAGGTGAAAATTTTACAGAAAAAATAGTTGGTTGGGGTTCAGAACTTGAAACTTATGACATAGATACCTACAATGAATATCTAAAGAAGTATCCCGAAATAAAAAACATTCCTACAGTCGGTTCTCTTAATAAAAATACATTTGATACGGAAGCTATTATTTCTCTTAATCCTGACCTTGTTATAATGCCATTAATGATGAAAGAGACAGCACAAAAGAGTACTGAAAATCTGGAAAATGCCGGAATTCCCGTTCTTTTTGTAGACTTCTGGAAAGACCCTTTAGAAAATACACAAAAAAGCATACTGGTAATGGGTCAAGTACTGGGCAGGGAAAAAAGAGCAGAAGATATTTCTAGATTTTACGGGGAACAGATGGATAAGGTCTATTCAGTCCTGAATAGTGAGGAAGAAAATAATACAAAACAGAAAATTTACGTTGAATATGGTTCATTTGGCCCATCACAGTATGGAATGACTTTTAGTACCTCAAACTGGGGACCAATGATCACAAAATTAAATGGTATAAACATTGCCGAAGGTGTTGCAAGTATGGCTCCCATAGATCCGGAATACCTTCTGGCTGAAAATCCTGATATGATAATAATAGCTGGCCAGTACTGGCCAGAGAGTAAAGATTCAATGTTACTTGGATATTCAACAAATCTAACTGAGTCCAGAAAACGTCTTCAAGGTTTCTGTACCCGCTCAGGATGGAACACACTTAATGCAGTAAAAAATAATAATATTCATGGGATTCATCAAGGTATTAGTTATCATATATATAACTTTGCGGGAATTCAGGCACTTGCTAAATGGATGTATCCAGAGAAATTTGCTGATTTAGATCCAGAAGCAAATTTAAGAGAATTTCATGAGAGATATCTGCCTATTGATTATAATGGCGTGTGGATCTTGGATATTGTGGAGGCGCAAGAGAAATGA